A window from Roseburia sp. 499 encodes these proteins:
- a CDS encoding ABC transporter ATP-binding protein has product MTLLECKNITKQYGKQTALSDINLQIDSGHIIGLLGPNGSGKTTLIKLIAGLLSPTSGELYIKEEPIGIESKKLISYLPDHTYLNDWMKIKEIIGFFSDFYDDFETERAYDMLSKLNIDPNSKLKTLSKGTKEKVQLILVMSRKADLYLLDEPIAGVDPAARDYILNTIISNYDENASILISTHLISDIENILDEVIFLQNGCIRLQASVDDIREKDNKSVDALFREVFKC; this is encoded by the coding sequence ATGACCTTATTAGAATGTAAGAATATAACAAAACAATACGGAAAACAAACTGCGCTTTCCGACATCAATCTCCAGATTGACAGCGGTCATATTATTGGTTTACTAGGACCAAATGGTAGCGGAAAAACAACACTTATCAAGTTGATTGCAGGACTTCTTTCCCCTACCTCTGGCGAATTATATATCAAAGAAGAACCGATAGGTATAGAAAGCAAGAAGCTCATCTCCTATCTTCCAGACCATACTTATCTTAATGACTGGATGAAAATAAAGGAAATCATTGGTTTCTTCTCTGATTTCTACGATGATTTTGAAACAGAACGTGCTTATGACATGTTGTCAAAATTAAATATTGACCCAAATAGCAAGTTAAAAACTCTTTCCAAAGGAACGAAGGAAAAAGTACAACTAATTCTGGTTATGAGCCGCAAAGCAGATTTGTATCTGCTAGATGAGCCTATTGCAGGCGTAGACCCTGCCGCCAGAGATTATATTTTAAATACCATTATATCCAATTATGATGAAAACGCTTCTATCCTTATCTCTACACACCTGATTTCCGATATTGAAAATATCCTGGATGAGGTTATTTTTCTTCAAAACGGCTGCATTCGTTTACAGGCTTCCGTAGATGATATCAGAGAAAAGGATAATAAATCGGTAGATGCATTATTCCG
- a CDS encoding CD3324 family protein: MKYENADNIFPEKLLIEIRRFMPEGYVYISPKGGRKEWGSVSGQKSELEKRNTEIYEEYHAGKSVDTISEERYLSKSSIYRILKQFEYM; this comes from the coding sequence GTGAAATATGAAAATGCAGATAATATTTTTCCAGAGAAATTGCTGATTGAAATCAGACGATTTATGCCGGAAGGGTATGTATATATTTCTCCCAAAGGTGGTCGTAAGGAATGGGGAAGTGTTTCGGGGCAAAAATCAGAATTGGAAAAAAGGAACACTGAAATATATGAGGAATATCATGCCGGTAAAAGTGTTGATACAATTTCAGAAGAAAGGTACTTATCTAAAAGTTCTATTTATAGAATATTGAAACAATTTGAATATATGTGA
- a CDS encoding DUF5716 family protein, with product MRPKETEWYIGIELGNKWTMVSSYTVGMKEPETKGLVAGSQSYRIPTALCKKRGISQWYLSEQTEGIYIEHLLEKVVKGEIVEAEESYEAKELFLVFLRKVIRMALPGKGIVAVTRCVFSVEQLTTELAELLLGCARELGWKPEQILIQDNKESFYAYAVSQKQELWMYDVALFSSEDGAVTYWNMSHDKKTIPQICKVTEQYLGELPKDSDERDLEFAKMLEKTLNGRIVSAVYLIGEGFEGGWMRTSLQVVCRGHRAFQGKNLYTKGACYAGVLDAHAEKRETIYFCEYKTEKNVFLKASYQEREYMYPLVEAGRNRHQIQKKCSVLLEGEPSLDVWVQSPGKKEAVIESMELQGLNSVEGRRCRLELQIEGKLENGLQLKVRDIGLGELLPGSNQEWEYEIG from the coding sequence ATGAGACCGAAAGAAACAGAATGGTATATCGGAATTGAATTAGGAAATAAGTGGACTATGGTAAGTTCCTATACGGTAGGCATGAAGGAGCCTGAGACAAAGGGATTGGTTGCCGGAAGTCAGAGTTATCGAATTCCCACTGCCCTTTGTAAGAAACGTGGAATTAGTCAGTGGTATCTGTCAGAACAAACGGAAGGAATCTACATAGAGCATTTATTGGAAAAGGTAGTAAAAGGGGAAATAGTAGAGGCAGAAGAGTCCTATGAGGCAAAAGAACTTTTTTTGGTATTTTTACGAAAAGTAATACGGATGGCATTACCGGGAAAAGGAATAGTTGCAGTAACCAGATGTGTGTTTTCGGTAGAACAGCTTACCACAGAGTTAGCTGAATTGTTGCTTGGATGTGCCCGTGAACTGGGATGGAAGCCAGAGCAGATTCTGATTCAGGATAACAAAGAGAGCTTTTATGCTTATGCCGTTAGCCAGAAACAGGAATTGTGGATGTATGATGTTGCATTGTTTTCCAGTGAAGATGGAGCAGTCACTTATTGGAATATGAGTCATGACAAGAAGACGATACCTCAGATTTGCAAAGTCACAGAGCAATATTTGGGTGAACTTCCGAAAGATAGCGATGAACGTGATTTGGAATTTGCCAAAATGTTGGAAAAAACATTGAATGGAAGGATTGTCTCGGCGGTATACCTTATAGGAGAGGGATTTGAGGGAGGATGGATGCGAACCTCATTGCAGGTGGTGTGTCGGGGGCACAGAGCATTTCAGGGAAAGAATCTCTATACCAAAGGTGCTTGTTATGCAGGGGTATTAGATGCTCATGCTGAGAAAAGAGAGACCATTTATTTTTGCGAATATAAGACAGAGAAGAATGTGTTTTTGAAGGCGTCTTATCAAGAACGGGAATATATGTATCCACTGGTAGAGGCGGGAAGAAACAGACATCAGATTCAAAAAAAGTGTTCTGTGTTATTGGAAGGGGAACCATCATTGGATGTTTGGGTGCAATCTCCGGGAAAGAAAGAGGCTGTTATTGAGAGCATGGAACTTCAGGGATTAAATTCTGTAGAAGGAAGAAGATGCCGATTGGAACTTCAGATAGAAGGAAAACTAGAGAATGGATTGCAACTTAAGGTAAGAGATATCGGATTAGGTGAACTTTTACCTGGAAGCAATCAAGAATGGGAATACGAGATAGGATAA
- a CDS encoding carbohydrate-binding domain-containing protein: MKRKYLKRLGICFLSAVLVMGMTGCGKNKESNTESGTEEEQQNTEMQQGRGMENQLTEEELATYEEADGIEIEELELKTDWEEKAEISLGDTVTVNGTGAEVSDDNTVLITEGGSYSISGELSDGMIQVDTEDAVKLVLAGTNITNADGSAIYVKAAEVCYIETKVGTENVLSDGESYVDTEEMKATVFSNDRLVMLGEGILTVNGNYKHAVSSDDEVYVVSGNYELTAVKDGIHASNWINVENGSINMEVTDDGMQSEGPIAVNGGAITIAADGKGITAYGDLTVNEGTISISKCEEGLESKNDLTINGGTTEINGSDDGLNARSSITINGGTLYAEITAGDALDSNGTMIINGGLVLAFGAQEPEGGIDCDMNEIQINGGTVIGTGGTNSAPSETESSQISVLLGSASKGDVIGILDNEGNTVFAFEAPGDYSNMLLSTGTISSDTDYVVYTGGTVNGERYHGYYQDGVYNGGTESVSFTTDSMVVSAGGTSNSMGGGPQGGMQKGGMPQGGKMPQNGEKPENGETVEN, encoded by the coding sequence ATGAAAAGAAAATATTTAAAACGGCTGGGGATATGTTTTCTTAGTGCCGTTTTAGTAATGGGAATGACTGGATGTGGTAAGAACAAAGAAAGTAATACGGAGTCTGGAACAGAAGAAGAACAGCAGAATACAGAAATGCAGCAGGGCAGAGGAATGGAAAACCAATTAACGGAAGAGGAATTGGCAACTTATGAAGAAGCAGATGGAATAGAAATAGAGGAATTAGAGCTAAAAACAGATTGGGAAGAAAAGGCGGAGATTTCTCTGGGAGATACTGTTACAGTGAATGGAACAGGAGCAGAAGTATCTGATGATAATACAGTGCTTATTACAGAGGGCGGTTCTTATTCGATTTCCGGTGAGTTATCTGACGGAATGATTCAGGTAGATACAGAGGATGCTGTAAAGCTGGTGTTGGCAGGGACTAACATTACAAATGCAGATGGTTCTGCAATTTATGTAAAAGCGGCAGAAGTATGTTATATAGAAACAAAAGTGGGAACAGAAAATGTGCTTTCTGATGGAGAAAGCTATGTAGATACAGAAGAGATGAAAGCAACCGTGTTTTCAAATGACAGACTGGTTATGTTGGGCGAAGGAATACTTACGGTAAATGGAAATTATAAGCATGCTGTCAGCAGTGATGATGAAGTATATGTAGTAAGTGGAAATTATGAGCTTACTGCAGTGAAGGATGGAATTCATGCAAGTAACTGGATTAATGTGGAAAATGGAAGCATTAATATGGAAGTCACAGATGATGGAATGCAAAGTGAAGGTCCGATTGCTGTGAATGGCGGAGCAATTACTATTGCAGCAGATGGAAAAGGAATTACTGCCTATGGAGACCTTACGGTAAATGAAGGAACTATTAGCATCAGTAAGTGTGAGGAAGGATTAGAAAGCAAAAATGACTTGACCATTAATGGAGGAACTACAGAAATAAACGGAAGTGATGATGGTCTGAATGCCAGAAGTTCTATTACGATTAATGGCGGAACGTTGTATGCAGAAATAACAGCAGGAGATGCGTTGGATTCCAATGGAACGATGATTATTAATGGCGGATTGGTATTGGCATTTGGAGCACAGGAACCAGAGGGCGGTATTGATTGTGATATGAATGAAATTCAAATCAATGGCGGAACAGTAATCGGTACCGGTGGAACCAATAGTGCACCTTCGGAAACAGAAAGTAGTCAGATATCGGTACTTTTAGGAAGTGCATCCAAGGGTGATGTGATAGGAATTCTGGATAATGAAGGAAACACCGTTTTTGCCTTTGAGGCACCGGGGGACTATAGTAATATGTTGTTGTCTACAGGAACGATTTCTTCTGATACAGATTATGTAGTTTATACCGGAGGAACTGTGAATGGGGAACGTTATCATGGATATTATCAAGACGGTGTTTACAATGGTGGAACAGAATCTGTTTCTTTTACCACAGACAGTATGGTAGTAAGTGCCGGTGGAACATCCAATAGTATGGGCGGCGGTCCTCAAGGTGGTATGCAAAAAGGCGGTATGCCACAGGGTGGAAAAATGCCGCAGAACGGTGAAAAACCAGAAAATGGAGAAACAGTAGAAAATTAA
- a CDS encoding DUF5717 family protein: MRKKIQELAAGKCDKKCSIIQFSEKELKVKVLEGQKYSGKFTIESTNEIPMRGIVYSSNPRMECQNSQFQGNEVTINYEFHSEGMVEGDSSKGDFYVICNEGEYDLPFVVTVSKGYPESSQGSIDSIFSFANLAQSSYEEAVEVFGKPEFINIFKEREQEERLGYLGLMKKPCTMAQVEEFLILAKKKKRISFSIEESQTEIYGIGQDEKQHVTLKKDNWGYVAIEVSSDAAFVAPVKRVITTEDFVGNRAIVEYVILEEKLHAGKNFARITFENQFQKDSVELCITREEKDMEKNRTFLEIQKRREALVKYYIAFRLRQMVTGVWTKKTCEELDFLMNLEQDNGWCSLYKAQALLINRQKQEAQWILDAFRRENREKDTPLYAYYLYLCTLAEPEPAYVNQLTEQIEEIYHRNQENPILLWILLFVDEEFNYSNNRKLEAIARQIERGCDSPVLYIEAYSLLSQEPYLIHKGDKLERKILGWAVKHNVLTIKMAEQIRQLIPQLTSFHPVWYRIMESCYEKYPSNELLQEICGYCIRAGRYGEQFFKWYDAGVREELRIGGLYEAWMLSANQGQLQKIPKLVTMYFQYHSNLAYQQQAMLYSAVISNKQSMKQVFQNYQKSMEEFALEQLRAGRIDQNLAVIYREMLTPAVLNEESAEWLSKVIFSYQITCQEEKAVRVIVRQYQLQQEQAVPLVNHSAYVNIYGMVYSILLEDAKGNRFLPKEDIVIKPLMNAALFLKKGMEYASDNLSFMLSYFDCKKIWQTYEEEDLPYLKKMMESPKLSREYQEEIRLQMIAYHYDNYTGDTLDEFLLNLSFERLEQNIRGKLMELLVARGHFHKAYELVLAYGSESLSASKLLSVICNKIDEIEQEPDDFLIGMCRTVFLRGKYNDMVLEYMCRYFYGNLKEMTGLWKAAREFELECRDLEERCLTQFLYTGSYAMCMEEIFESYAKKGGRKIIIIAYLSQISHKYLTSDIEVSNYVFQKISELLDEEEELNEPCRLGFLKWCSETEKISEKQKEQAEEILKIAVSEGKYFPFYKSLPQEFAEKYMYYDKTFLEYRTVPDTRVVINFGKRGSEDYVECEMTRMYSGIFVKPFLLFFGEEVPYYIKEEKNGEMVVTESSHVQSSEICPVNEESKYQLLNGMIMSLQMRDGATIEKLLGQYEMVEQLTRERFTII, encoded by the coding sequence TTGCGTAAGAAGATACAGGAACTGGCAGCAGGAAAATGTGATAAGAAGTGTTCAATTATTCAATTTTCAGAGAAAGAATTGAAAGTAAAGGTGTTGGAGGGGCAGAAGTATAGTGGAAAGTTTACCATAGAAAGTACGAATGAGATACCTATGCGTGGTATCGTCTATTCTTCCAATCCACGGATGGAATGTCAGAATTCCCAATTTCAGGGAAATGAAGTAACCATAAATTATGAATTTCATAGTGAAGGTATGGTAGAAGGTGATTCTTCCAAGGGTGACTTTTATGTTATTTGTAATGAGGGAGAATATGACCTTCCTTTTGTAGTGACGGTTTCGAAGGGATATCCGGAGAGTTCTCAGGGAAGTATTGACAGTATATTCAGCTTTGCCAATCTTGCACAGAGTTCTTATGAAGAGGCAGTAGAAGTATTTGGAAAACCGGAATTTATCAATATTTTTAAAGAACGGGAGCAGGAAGAACGATTAGGGTATCTGGGACTTATGAAAAAGCCATGTACTATGGCGCAGGTGGAAGAGTTTTTGATTTTAGCTAAGAAAAAGAAAAGAATCAGTTTTTCTATAGAAGAAAGTCAGACAGAAATTTATGGAATCGGGCAAGATGAAAAGCAACATGTTACGTTGAAAAAGGATAACTGGGGATATGTTGCCATTGAGGTAAGCAGTGATGCTGCGTTTGTGGCACCGGTAAAAAGAGTGATTACCACCGAGGATTTTGTAGGAAATCGGGCGATTGTGGAATATGTGATTTTAGAAGAAAAATTACATGCAGGGAAAAATTTTGCAAGAATTACTTTTGAGAATCAGTTTCAGAAGGATAGTGTGGAACTTTGTATTACCAGAGAAGAAAAAGACATGGAGAAGAATCGAACTTTTCTGGAAATTCAAAAGCGAAGAGAAGCCTTAGTGAAGTATTATATTGCATTTCGTCTGCGTCAGATGGTAACCGGTGTATGGACAAAAAAGACTTGTGAGGAACTGGACTTTTTAATGAATCTGGAGCAGGACAATGGTTGGTGTTCCTTGTACAAGGCGCAGGCACTTCTGATAAATCGTCAGAAACAGGAAGCGCAGTGGATATTGGATGCTTTCCGTAGAGAAAATAGAGAAAAAGATACACCATTGTATGCGTATTATTTGTATTTGTGTACACTGGCAGAACCGGAACCGGCATATGTAAATCAGTTGACTGAGCAGATAGAAGAAATCTATCATCGGAATCAGGAGAATCCTATTCTATTGTGGATTCTATTGTTTGTGGATGAAGAGTTTAATTATAGTAATAATCGGAAATTAGAGGCAATTGCAAGGCAGATAGAGAGGGGATGTGACAGTCCGGTTCTCTATATAGAAGCATATTCCCTATTGAGTCAGGAGCCTTATTTGATTCATAAGGGAGACAAATTGGAACGAAAAATTCTAGGTTGGGCAGTGAAGCATAATGTTCTAACAATAAAGATGGCAGAGCAGATAAGACAGTTGATTCCACAGTTGACTTCCTTTCATCCGGTGTGGTATCGGATTATGGAATCATGTTATGAGAAGTATCCATCTAACGAACTATTGCAAGAAATCTGTGGATATTGTATCAGGGCCGGACGTTATGGAGAGCAGTTCTTCAAATGGTATGATGCCGGAGTCAGAGAAGAGTTGCGGATTGGTGGTTTGTATGAGGCGTGGATGTTGTCAGCAAATCAGGGACAATTACAGAAGATTCCGAAACTGGTGACAATGTATTTTCAATACCATAGCAATCTGGCATATCAGCAACAGGCAATGCTTTATAGTGCGGTAATAAGCAATAAGCAGAGTATGAAGCAGGTGTTCCAGAATTATCAGAAGTCCATGGAAGAGTTTGCGCTAGAACAGCTTAGGGCTGGTAGAATTGACCAGAATTTGGCAGTGATTTACAGAGAAATGTTGACCCCGGCAGTTTTGAATGAGGAATCAGCAGAATGGTTATCTAAGGTGATTTTTTCCTACCAGATTACTTGTCAGGAGGAAAAAGCGGTAAGGGTCATAGTACGGCAATATCAGTTGCAACAGGAACAGGCAGTTCCCCTGGTAAACCATAGTGCTTATGTCAATATCTATGGAATGGTATATAGCATATTATTAGAGGATGCAAAGGGAAATCGTTTCCTTCCAAAAGAAGATATTGTGATAAAGCCTTTAATGAATGCAGCGCTTTTTTTAAAAAAGGGAATGGAATATGCCAGTGATAATCTGAGTTTTATGTTGAGTTACTTTGATTGTAAAAAGATATGGCAAACCTATGAAGAGGAAGATTTACCTTATTTGAAAAAAATGATGGAGTCTCCAAAACTTAGTAGGGAATATCAGGAGGAAATTCGTCTTCAGATGATTGCATATCATTATGACAATTATACGGGAGATACGCTAGATGAATTTTTGTTGAATTTGTCTTTTGAACGGCTAGAACAGAATATCCGCGGAAAATTGATGGAACTTTTAGTGGCAAGGGGACACTTCCACAAAGCGTATGAACTGGTATTGGCATATGGAAGTGAAAGTTTGTCGGCGTCGAAGTTGTTGTCTGTTATTTGTAACAAAATAGATGAGATAGAACAGGAACCGGATGATTTTCTGATTGGAATGTGCAGAACTGTATTTTTGCGTGGAAAATATAATGATATGGTATTGGAATATATGTGTCGTTACTTCTATGGCAATCTTAAGGAGATGACAGGTCTTTGGAAGGCGGCAAGGGAATTTGAACTGGAGTGCCGGGATTTGGAGGAACGTTGCCTTACCCAATTTCTTTATACGGGTAGTTATGCTATGTGTATGGAAGAGATTTTTGAAAGTTACGCAAAAAAAGGTGGAAGAAAGATTATTATTATTGCGTATCTTTCTCAGATATCTCATAAGTATCTGACCAGTGATATAGAAGTCTCTAATTATGTTTTCCAAAAGATTTCGGAATTGTTGGACGAAGAGGAAGAATTAAATGAACCTTGTCGTCTTGGATTTTTGAAATGGTGTTCAGAGACAGAAAAGATATCCGAAAAGCAGAAGGAGCAAGCGGAAGAGATTCTAAAAATTGCAGTCAGTGAAGGAAAATATTTTCCGTTTTATAAGAGTCTTCCCCAGGAATTTGCAGAAAAGTATATGTATTATGACAAAACGTTTTTGGAATACCGCACAGTACCGGATACCAGAGTGGTAATAAATTTTGGGAAAAGGGGTTCAGAAGATTATGTAGAATGTGAAATGACAAGGATGTATAGTGGAATCTTTGTAAAGCCATTTTTGCTGTTTTTTGGAGAGGAAGTACCATATTATATTAAGGAAGAGAAAAATGGCGAGATGGTGGTAACAGAAAGCAGTCATGTTCAGAGTAGTGAGATATGTCCTGTTAATGAAGAGAGTAAGTATCAGCTCCTAAATGGTATGATCATGAGTTTACAGATGAGGGATGGAGCAACCATAGAGAAGTTATTGGGGCAGTATGAAATGGTGGAACAATTAACACGCGAGAGATTTACCATAATATAA
- a CDS encoding pyridoxal phosphate-dependent aminotransferase has protein sequence MLQHKDHFHGSDLEKIEQIYGIKKEEITSFSANVNPLGVSPMLRSTLSKHIDAITTYPDREYTSLRKCIADYVNTDYENIIMGNGSTELISLFIQIEHPQKALILGPTYSEYEREISLGGGTCLYYPLKEEQGFCLDVAHFTAQLNESIDLLVICNPNNPTSTAVNQKDMRTILDICKQNDIFVMVDETYVEFADNYDEIDSTPLTAFYNNIVILRGTSKFFAAPGLRLGYAITGNRDLIKAINTRKNPWTINSLAVIAGEIMFKDTDYIQKTRQLISTERARMYNALSKDSRFKVYKPSGNFMLVRLMDDTLTSELLFDRAIREKMMIRDCSTFPFLDNKYVRFCFMSPEMNDKLLECFMRK, from the coding sequence ATGTTACAACACAAAGACCATTTCCATGGTAGCGACCTGGAAAAAATAGAACAAATTTATGGTATTAAAAAGGAAGAAATTACAAGCTTCAGTGCCAATGTAAATCCTTTGGGCGTTTCCCCTATGCTCAGAAGCACCCTTTCAAAGCACATTGATGCAATTACTACCTATCCGGACAGAGAATACACATCTCTTCGGAAATGCATTGCTGATTATGTAAATACAGACTATGAAAATATTATCATGGGAAACGGTTCTACAGAACTGATTTCACTATTCATTCAAATTGAACATCCCCAAAAGGCTCTTATCCTTGGACCTACCTATTCTGAATATGAACGTGAAATTTCCTTAGGCGGCGGTACCTGCCTGTACTATCCACTAAAAGAAGAACAAGGCTTCTGCTTAGATGTTGCCCACTTCACTGCTCAGTTGAATGAAAGCATTGACCTTTTGGTCATCTGCAATCCGAATAATCCAACATCTACTGCTGTCAACCAGAAAGATATGCGTACCATTCTGGATATTTGTAAACAAAATGATATTTTTGTCATGGTAGATGAAACCTATGTGGAATTTGCTGATAATTATGATGAGATTGATTCCACTCCACTGACTGCCTTTTACAATAATATTGTTATTCTAAGAGGAACTTCTAAGTTCTTTGCTGCCCCCGGACTGCGTCTTGGCTATGCTATCACCGGAAACCGAGACTTAATTAAGGCAATCAATACCAGAAAAAATCCATGGACAATTAACTCTCTTGCAGTCATTGCCGGTGAAATTATGTTTAAAGATACCGATTATATTCAAAAAACACGGCAACTCATTTCTACGGAGCGTGCCAGAATGTATAATGCCCTTTCCAAAGACTCCCGTTTCAAGGTATACAAGCCAAGTGGAAACTTTATGCTGGTACGTCTTATGGATGATACACTTACCTCAGAACTTTTGTTTGACCGTGCAATTCGTGAAAAAATGATGATTCGTGACTGTTCAACTTTTCCGTTTTTGGATAATAAGTACGTTCGTTTCTGCTTTATGAGCCCGGAAATGAATGATAAACTTTTGGAATGTTTCATGCGAAAATAG
- a CDS encoding polyphosphate polymerase domain-containing protein: MIQKVFNRYEKKYLLTEQEYCAIRKRLEEYMEEDQYGLHTIRNIYYDTADDELIRTSLEKPKYKEKFRVRCYGETDAESNYFLEIKKKYKGVVNKRRIVMKPEEAKAYLEQGQKPKEQSQIFKEVDYVWNRYQLMPKVYLAYDRIALFGKEDPEFWVTFDQNIRSRDFALNLENDAETTKLLEDGYYLMEVKISNAMPLWFVKILTELRIHSTSFSKYGNVYRKSLEENGGRKVC, translated from the coding sequence GTGATACAGAAAGTATTTAATCGTTATGAAAAGAAGTATCTACTGACAGAACAGGAATATTGTGCCATAAGAAAAAGGCTGGAAGAATATATGGAAGAAGACCAGTATGGATTACATACCATTCGCAATATATATTATGATACTGCAGATGATGAGTTGATACGTACTTCTCTGGAAAAACCAAAATATAAGGAAAAATTCCGGGTACGCTGTTATGGAGAAACGGATGCAGAGAGTAATTATTTTCTGGAAATCAAAAAGAAATACAAAGGCGTTGTTAATAAGCGAAGGATTGTTATGAAGCCGGAAGAAGCGAAGGCATATCTGGAGCAAGGACAAAAGCCGAAAGAACAGTCACAGATTTTTAAGGAAGTAGATTATGTGTGGAATCGTTATCAGTTGATGCCGAAAGTATATCTTGCCTATGACAGGATTGCATTATTTGGAAAAGAAGACCCGGAGTTCTGGGTAACCTTTGACCAGAATATTCGAAGTCGTGACTTTGCATTGAATTTAGAAAATGATGCAGAGACCACAAAACTGTTGGAGGATGGATATTATCTCATGGAGGTAAAGATATCGAATGCCATGCCGTTGTGGTTCGTGAAAATTTTAACGGAACTTAGAATTCACAGTACATCTTTTTCCAAGTATGGAAATGTATATCGTAAAAGTTTAGAAGAAAATGGAGGACGAAAAGTATGTTAG
- a CDS encoding GntR family transcriptional regulator yields the protein MPWNLDSDRPIFIQIIEKIQMDIISGVYSPGDKLPSVRELAAEASVNPNTMQKALSELERTGLVYSQRTSGRFITEDTKMIDKLKAELAKEIISQFLENMQKLGFQKDEAISLMKQTIEVDTK from the coding sequence ATGCCCTGGAACTTAGATTCCGACAGACCAATTTTTATCCAGATTATTGAAAAAATACAGATGGATATTATTTCAGGCGTATACAGTCCCGGTGATAAACTGCCTTCTGTTCGAGAACTTGCAGCAGAAGCTTCGGTAAACCCCAATACCATGCAAAAGGCTCTTTCTGAATTGGAACGGACGGGCCTTGTTTATTCCCAGCGAACCAGTGGTAGATTTATTACGGAGGATACAAAGATGATTGATAAATTAAAGGCCGAACTGGCAAAGGAAATCATTTCCCAGTTTCTTGAAAATATGCAAAAATTAGGCTTTCAAAAGGATGAAGCCATATCTCTTATGAAACAAACAATCGAGGTGGATACAAAATGA
- a CDS encoding DUF4956 domain-containing protein produces the protein MLEAIWNAFFYAVIAGVLGVVISLTYMKTGKVSKNFARTLIILPILVCVVITMVNGNLGTSVAIVGAFSLIRFRSLQGSSRDIAFIFFAMTAGLTCSMGYLLFAVAVTVLVCVILFVLQLVHYGEKKTEEKDLRITIPENLDYTNIFNEIFEHYTKGYKLLQVKTTNMGSLYELRYHTTLKDEAQEKEFLDALRVRNGNLTVILGRTDMEEEEL, from the coding sequence ATGTTAGAAGCAATATGGAACGCATTTTTTTATGCAGTAATCGCAGGAGTATTGGGAGTGGTTATCTCCCTGACTTATATGAAGACGGGAAAGGTATCAAAAAATTTTGCAAGAACATTGATTATTTTACCGATTCTGGTATGTGTAGTTATTACTATGGTAAACGGTAATCTGGGAACCTCTGTGGCAATTGTAGGAGCATTTAGTTTGATTCGTTTCCGCTCCCTACAGGGAAGCTCGAGGGACATTGCATTTATCTTTTTTGCTATGACAGCAGGACTTACCTGCAGTATGGGATATCTTCTTTTTGCAGTAGCAGTAACTGTTTTGGTATGTGTGATTTTGTTTGTATTGCAGCTTGTTCATTATGGAGAGAAAAAAACAGAGGAAAAGGATTTACGGATTACCATACCGGAAAATCTGGATTATACCAATATATTTAATGAGATTTTTGAACACTATACCAAGGGATATAAGTTACTCCAGGTAAAAACCACCAATATGGGAAGCCTATATGAATTACGGTATCATACCACATTAAAGGATGAGGCGCAGGAGAAGGAATTTCTGGATGCTTTGCGGGTTAGAAATGGAAATCTTACTGTGATTTTGGGAAGAACAGATATGGAAGAGGAGGAATTATAA